The window TATTGTTCGGGGGTCTGCTGTCTGGCCTCATTAAAACAATCCACTTATCTTCGGGAGAAAAATCCCAATGCCGAGGCCTTCATCTATTTCATCGACATCAGGGCCCAGGGCAAGCTGGAAGATTTTTTTGTTAAAGTGAAGAAAGATGAAAAGCTGTCCCTGGTCAAATCCAAAATCGCGCTGATTACCGAAGACCCGGTCACCAAAAACCTGTTGCTGGAAGGGGAAGACACGATGTCCGGTGAACGGATCCGGGAAACCGTCGACATGGTCGTCCTGGCAACGGGCATGGAACCGTCCACGGCTTCGGTCAAAGTACCGGCAGCGGTCCAATATGACGACTATGGTTTTATCGTATCCGATCAGGAGCAGAAGGGCATTTACGGGGCCGGTTGTATTAAGCGTCCGGCTGATGTGGCTGGAGTGGTTCAGGATGCGACCGGGGCAGCGCTCCGGGCTATTCAATCTGTGGTGAGGAGGTAATTAACAATGGATAAAAAACTGGGTGTATATATATGTACGGGATGCGGGATAGGAGAATCCCTCGATATAGAGGCCTTAAAAAAGGTGGCTACCAAGGAATTTAAGGCCCCGGTATGCAAAACCCATCCCTGGCTTTGCGGATCGGAAGGGGTGGAGATGGTTAAGGCCGACATGACCAATGAAGGGGTCAATACCCTGTCCATCGTAGCCTGTTCGCCACGGGTTAAATTTGATGTCCTGGATTTCTCTCCTGCTTTGCAGGACCGGGTCAATGTCCGGGAACAGGTGGCCTGGGTACTGCCGGCCGGGGATGAAGATACCCAGATGATGGCTGAAGACCAATTGCGCATGGGGTTGGTCAAGCTTAACAAAAGCACTCCCCCGGAACCTTATCTGGCGGAGAATATGAGCAAAACCGTCCTGGTGGTTGGCGGTGGGTTTTCCGGGATGAATGCCGCCATCGGAGCGGCTCAGGCCGGATACCCGGTAATTCTGGTGGAGAAAGAGGCTCAATTAGGCGGGTTTATGAAAACCATGAATAAACGGGTCCGCCCCCCCTATAAAGAACTAGCGGATGTGGATCTGGAAGGGCAGATCAAAAAGGTGGAGGCCGAGCCCAATATCAAGGTCTTTACGGCAGCCCAGATCGAAAAGATTTCCGGTGGTCCGGGGGTTTTTGATGTGACCCTCTCCCAGAACGGCTCTTCGGTGACCGAGCGGGCCGGTTCGGTGGTCCTGGCCACAGGTTGGAAACCCTATGATGCGGGTAAATTAGAGCACCTGGGCTATGGAAAATTTACTAATGTGATCACTAACATCCAGATGGAAGAGATGGCCAGGCAAGGGAAAATCACCCGGCCTTCAGACGGTAAAGAGGTTAAAAACGTCCTCTTTATTCAGTGTGCCGGTTCCAGGGATGAAAACCATCTACCCTATTGTTCCTCGGTCTGCTGTCTGGTTTCCCTGAAGCAGGCCACCTACGTCAAAGACCAGGACCCGGAGGCCGCGGTCTATGTCCTTTACAAGGATATCCGTACCCCCCACCAGAGCGAAGATTTTTACCGTAAGGTTCAGCGGGACGGGGGGATTTTTATCCGGGGCGAGATGACAGCCATCTCTGAGGATGGCAATAAAAACTTGGTGGTCGAGGCCGATGATGCCCTGCTTAATGAAAAGATCCGGCTGGAAGATCTGGATCTGGTAGTTCTGGCCGTAGGCCTGGTGCCCACTGCCCTCGATGAGATGGCCTTGAACCTGGATTACCGTCAGGGGCCTGGATTGCCCTTAACGAAATATGGTTTTCCGGATTCCAATTTTATCTGTTTCCCTTATGAAACACAGCGGACCGGTATCTATGCCGCCGGATGTGTCCGAAGCCCCATGGAAACCGCCCTCTGCGCCGAGGATGCCACCGGGGCGGCCCTTAAAGCCGTTCAGTGCGTCGAATCCACGGCCATCGGGGCGTCCACCTTTCCCAGGTCCGGCGATATGACCTATCCGGAATTCCAGATGCAGCGCTGTACTCAGTGTAAACGGTGCACCGAAGAGTGTCCTTTCGGGGCCATCAACGAAGATGAAAAGGCCAATCCCCTGCCCAACCCCACCCGCTGCCGTCGTTGCGGAACCTGTATGGGGGCCTGTCCGGAACGGATCATTTCCTTTAAGAATTACTCGGTGGACATGATCGGCTCCATGATCAAGGGGATTGAAGTTCCGGATGCCGACGATGAAAAGCCCAGGGTTATCGCCCTGATCTGTGAAAATGACGCCTATCCGGCTTTGGATATGGCCGGCATCAACCGGATCCCCATTGATCCGTTCTATCGGTTTATCCCGGTCCGCTGCCTGGGTTCGATCAACCTGGTCTGGATCGCCGATGCCCTGGCCAAGGGCATTGACGGGGTAATCCTCTTAGGCTGCCGTAAGGGGGATGACTACCAGTGCCATTTTATCAAAGGCAGTGAACTGGCCAATACCCGAATGGAAAAAATCTCGGAAACGCTGGGGCGCCTGGCCCTGGAACCGGACCGGGTCCGGGTGGAAGAGATTTCCATTAATGATTATGATAAGCTTCCGGTTATACTGAAGGATTTTATGGACAGGATCAAGGAACTGGAACCGAATCCCTATAAGGGGTTCTGATAGAAAATACGTTCGGCGTTCATCGTTCGGCGTTCGTCGAAAACCATTTGATACGAAAAGGGGTCAAGGGTTCAAGTGATTTTTTTCCATGGCTTTCACTTGAATCCTTGAATCCTGGGAAACCAGAGAAGGAAGAATATTATGGAACAGGTAGTAGGACCAAAAAGCAGTGGCGGAAAGGCCTATGACCAGTCCTTCGCCCGGGAGGTTTACCAGAAGGTTGATTCCGGGGAAGAGATCAAGATGTGCATGCAGTGCGGTGTCTGTGCCGGCTCCTGCCCCCTTAAGGAAAAAATGGATTATTCCCCCAGGAAGATCTTTACCCTGATCCGGGCCGGTCAAAGGGAGAAGGTGTTAAGCAGTCAGGCTATCATGTTGTGTACTTCCTGTTATTCCTGCAAGGTGCGCTGTCCCAGGAAGGTGCCGGTGGTGGATGTCATGCACGGCCTGGCCCATTATGCCCTCCGTCAGGGTTATAAACCGAGAGAAGAAACGGCCCTCTTCGGCCAGAAGTTCTGGGATAATATTTACCGTCTGGGCCGGATCGATGAAAAAGACGTGGCCCAG of the Deltaproteobacteria bacterium genome contains:
- a CDS encoding hydrogenase iron-sulfur subunit yields the protein MDKKLGVYICTGCGIGESLDIEALKKVATKEFKAPVCKTHPWLCGSEGVEMVKADMTNEGVNTLSIVACSPRVKFDVLDFSPALQDRVNVREQVAWVLPAGDEDTQMMAEDQLRMGLVKLNKSTPPEPYLAENMSKTVLVVGGGFSGMNAAIGAAQAGYPVILVEKEAQLGGFMKTMNKRVRPPYKELADVDLEGQIKKVEAEPNIKVFTAAQIEKISGGPGVFDVTLSQNGSSVTERAGSVVLATGWKPYDAGKLEHLGYGKFTNVITNIQMEEMARQGKITRPSDGKEVKNVLFIQCAGSRDENHLPYCSSVCCLVSLKQATYVKDQDPEAAVYVLYKDIRTPHQSEDFYRKVQRDGGIFIRGEMTAISEDGNKNLVVEADDALLNEKIRLEDLDLVVLAVGLVPTALDEMALNLDYRQGPGLPLTKYGFPDSNFICFPYETQRTGIYAAGCVRSPMETALCAEDATGAALKAVQCVESTAIGASTFPRSGDMTYPEFQMQRCTQCKRCTEECPFGAINEDEKANPLPNPTRCRRCGTCMGACPERIISFKNYSVDMIGSMIKGIEVPDADDEKPRVIALICENDAYPALDMAGINRIPIDPFYRFIPVRCLGSINLVWIADALAKGIDGVILLGCRKGDDYQCHFIKGSELANTRMEKISETLGRLALEPDRVRVEEISINDYDKLPVILKDFMDRIKELEPNPYKGF
- a CDS encoding 4Fe-4S dicluster domain-containing protein, giving the protein MEQVVGPKSSGGKAYDQSFAREVYQKVDSGEEIKMCMQCGVCAGSCPLKEKMDYSPRKIFTLIRAGQREKVLSSQAIMLCTSCYSCKVRCPRKVPVVDVMHGLAHYALRQGYKPREETALFGQKFWDNIYRLGRIDEKDVAQRYFLGHGLGPGIKLMLENMNMGLGMMRKKRMKLLPERPIKNVKSLRKMLDKAKALGKGGAV